One window of Dermacentor albipictus isolate Rhodes 1998 colony chromosome 9, USDA_Dalb.pri_finalv2, whole genome shotgun sequence genomic DNA carries:
- the Scamp gene encoding secretory carrier-associated membrane protein 1 produces MSGLDSNPFADPHAPSPFADPAVTQVTSRSQQAQSGLGLEDYNPFAEPAQPRPPTASPPQYSRPSTVTTPAASAAVVQPAVMQAVTEPPPAYTAGGGQSTTISTAELQKRQEELEKKAAELQAREEALRGAQFNARANNWPPLPDKCCVAPCFYQDIGVDIPLEFQKIVRTIYYLWIFYVLVLVLNFLGGLAILVVEGGAAHFGFSILYLVLFAPLSFLCWFRPLYKAFRSDSSFNFMVFFFVFFVQLIVSVIYAVGIGTTGASGFVVAIDAFSKSIALGIFLTIVAAGHAVNAAWSGIMLLRVHRLYRSTGASFAKAQQEFTAGVLRNEHVQGAAANVAAEAARTAVQQNLGSRY; encoded by the coding sequence ATGTCGGGCCTGGACTCCAATCCGTTCGCGGACCCGCACGCACCGAGCCCGTTCGCCGACCCGGCCGTCACGCAAGTGACAAGCCGCAGCCAGCAGGCGCAGTCGGGGTTAGGCCTAGAGGACTACAACCCGTTCGCGGAACCGGCGCAGCCGCGACCGCCGACCGCGAGTCCGCCCCAGTACAGCAGGCCTTCGACGGTCACGACGCCAGCGGCGTCGGCGGCCGTCGTCCAGCCGGCCGTTATGCAGGCCGTCACGGAACCGCCTCCGGCCTACACGGCGGGCGGCGGCCAGTCGACCACGATCTCCACGGCCGAGCTCCAGAAGCGCCAGGAGGAGCTCGAGAAGAAGGCGGCCGAGCTGCAGGCCCGCGAGGAGGCCCTGCGCGGGGCGCAGTTCAACGCGCGCGCCAACAACTGGCCCCCGCTGCCCGACAAGTGCTGCGTGGCGCCCTGCTTCTACCAGGACATCGGCGTGGACATTCCGCTCGAGTTCCAGAAGATCGTGCGCACCATCTACTACTTGTGGATCTTCTACGTGCTCGTGCTGGTGCTCAACTTCCTGGGCGGCCTGGCCATCCTCGTCGTGGAGGGCGGCGCCGCGCACTTCGGCTTCTCCATCCTCTACCTGGTCCTCTTCGCGCCGCTCTCGTTCCTCTGCTGGTTCCGGCCGCTGTACAAGGCGTTCCGCTCCGACTCCTCCTTCAACTTCATggtcttcttcttcgtcttcttcgtccaGCTCATCGTGTCGGTCATCTACGCCGTCGGCATCGGCACCACGGGCGCCTCGGGCTTCGTGGTCGCCATCGACGCGTTCAGCAAGTCCATCGCGCTCGGCATCTTCCTCACCATCGTGGCGGCGGGCCACGCGGTGAACGCGGCCTGGTCGGGCATCATGCTGCTGCGCGTCCACCGCCTCTACCGCTCGACGGGCGCCTCGTTCGCCAAGGCGCAGCAGGAGTTCACCGCCGGCGTGCTGCGCAACGAGCACGTCCAGGGCGCCGCCGCTAACGTGGCGGCCGAGGCGGCGCGCACGGCCGTCCAGCAGAACCTCGGCAGCCGGTACTGA